The Acanthochromis polyacanthus isolate Apoly-LR-REF ecotype Palm Island chromosome 5, KAUST_Apoly_ChrSc, whole genome shotgun sequence genome includes a window with the following:
- the LOC110962796 gene encoding uncharacterized protein LOC110962796 isoform X2, with the protein MSRRKCFFGCEGKLNLFASPKEESTRQYWIQFLFAGQQPTVNWFLCSRHFSEDAFLNRAQYEAGFSARLLLRDGAVPSVKGRVKESEALASSSQQTPTTRYRHIGGQTDPLPTVSVATQFCHQMVSVGTQLSYSTLKNHVRSKAVQVSICNTAGTETSQQDTRFKLSSTPGKASAPSLGVRPAKRPRLELQEDEEDEGNLSENAQPHDSTYDLDDSPSEMRGMESTCDYTDPKYIVFESCLRDLFQTCPVCRWECVVQQRSLGTFVSFSQRCPNCQYTRKWQSQPIKGNTPVGNLQMSAAVYFTGASFIQMEKICKAMNLQMFHYDTFRRHARMFLEPAINHKWKTDQQTLVERLKEKDKIAVGGDMRADSAGPSPKFSSYALMHLDSNNIIDVQLVQSNEVGGSSNMETEGLRRGLDFLEAHHLDVDYIVTDRHAQVEKHLKERNVEQYYDVWHLEKDLSQQLENLAKNKECLVVRKWLPSIKNHIYWTATASKSGPEKVAKWKSLVNHLQNVHKHEDPLFPRCTHPDRVSRDPNKWFQPGSLALNKVEKLLLDKQILHDVEKLSHDHQISSLEAFHSTTERFTPKNDVLSFIGRLCRLYLAAMHFNENGKRDQSTSLEGKAVYKIMFPNCSNGQYITNPNQTAPTFQYVSDLMKLLFKKIFEDPTRYIEDLNEISIPEDRWTQFERPS; encoded by the exons ATGTCTCGCAGAAAGTGTTTTTTCGGTTGCGAAGGAAAGTTGAACCTGTTCGCCTCTCCCAAAGAAGAGAGCACCAGACAGTACTGGATCCAGTTTCTGTTTGCGGGCCAGCAGCCGACGGTTAACTGGTTCCTGTGCTCTCGGCACTTCTCCGAGGACGCTTTCCTCAACAGAGCCCAGTATGAAGCGGGCTTCTCGGCTCGGCTGCTGCTCAGAGACGGAGCGGTTCCCTCCGTGAAGGGTCGAGTGAAGGAGTCGGAGGCTCTGGCT AGCTCATCCCAGCAGACCCCCACCACCCGCTACAGACACATAGGAGGTCAAACAGACCCTCTACCTACAGTCTCCGTAGCAACACAGTTCTGCCATCAGATGGTCTCTGTTGGCACGCAACTGTCCTACAGCACACTGAAAAACCATGTGAGAAGCAAAG CCGTACAGGTTTCAATTTGCAACACTGCTGGCACAGAGACCTCTCAACAAGACACAAGGTTCAAGCTATCATCCACACCTGGGAAGGCTTCTGCACCTTCACTGGGTGTCAGACCAGCAAAGAGACCTCGTCTTGAATTGCAGGAGGACGAGGAAGATGAAGGAAATCTTTCAGAAAATGCACAACCACACGACTCCACATATGATCTCGATGACTCTCCATCTGAAATGAG GGGGATGGAGTCCACTTGTGATTACACTGATCCTAAGTACATTGTGTTTGAGAGCTGTCTGAGAGACCTTTTCCAGACGTGTCCGGTGTGCAGGTGGGAGTGTGTGGTGCAGCAGCGAAGCCTCGGGACCTTTGTGTCCTTCAGTCAGCGATGCCCAAACTGCCAGTATACCAGAAAATGGCAGAGTCAGCCGATCAAAGGGAACACTCCTGTTGGAAACCTCCAgatgtctgctgctgtttattttactgGTGCATCCTTCATTCAGATGGAAAAG ATCTGCAAAGCCATGAACCTGCAGATGTTCCATTATGACACCTTCAGGAGACACGCCAGGATGTTCCTAGAACCTGCAATTAACCATAAATGGAAGACGGATCAGCAGACACTGGTTGAGCGTCTGAAAGAGAAGGACAAAATCGCAGTGGGTGGAGATATGAGGGCAGACTCAGCAG GACCGTCCCCCAAATTCAGCAGCTACGCCCTGATGCACCTAGATAGCAACAACATAATTGACGTTCAGCTTGTGCAG AGCAATGAGGTTGGTGGCAGCTCAAACATGGAAACAGAGGGACTCAGAAGAGGCCTAGATTTCCTGGAAGCACACCATTTAGATGTGGATTACATCGTGACTGACCGCCACGCACAGGTGGAGAAACATCTGAAGGAGCGAAATGTCGAGCAATACTATGACGTTTGGCACCTTGAGAAGG ATTTGTCCCAACAGTTGGAAAACCTGGCTAAAAACAAGGAATGTCTGGTGGTGCGGAAATGGTTGCCTAGCATCAAAAACCACATTTACTGGACGGCCACAGCTTCGAAGTCTGGACCAGAGAAAGTTGCAAAATGGAAATCTTTGGTCAACCACCTTCAGAACGTCCACAAACATGAAGATCCGCTCTTCCCCAGGTGCACTCATCCCGACAGGGTCTCCAGGGACCCCAACAAGTGGTTTCAGCCCG GTTCATTGGCTCTGAACAAAGTGGAGAAACTCCTATTGGACAAACAAATTCTACATGATGTGGAAAAACTCAGTCATGACCACCAAATTTCATCATTAGAGGCCTTCCATAGTACCACCGAACGCTTCACTCCAAAAAATGATGTTCTGTCTTTCATAGGGAGGCTGTGCAG GCTGTACTTGGCTGCCATGCATTTTAATGAGAATGGAAAGCGAGATCAATCAACATCTTTAGAGGGAAAAGCTGTTTACAAGATAATGTTCCCAAATTGCAGCAATGGACAATATATAACAAATCCTAATCAAACGGCGCCTACATTCC AATATGTCAGTGACCTGATGAAGCTTCTTTTTAAGAAAATTTTTGAAGACCCAACCAGATACATAGAGGACCTGAACGAAATCTCCATACCAGAGGACAGGTGGACACAGTTTGAGAGACCCTCTTAG
- the LOC110962796 gene encoding uncharacterized protein LOC110962796 isoform X1 — MAKARHANCGVVGCTHQHESLFLLPTSEPLRKKWLDYIFDGHVPNNIPKRLYVCARHFTDECFSNMGPYSSGLAQRLRIKKDAVPTLRDPSKGVGDSSSQQTPTTRYRHIGGQTDPLPTVSVATQFCHQMVSVGTQLSYSTLKNHVRSKAVQVSICNTAGTETSQQDTRFKLSSTPGKASAPSLGVRPAKRPRLELQEDEEDEGNLSENAQPHDSTYDLDDSPSEMRGMESTCDYTDPKYIVFESCLRDLFQTCPVCRWECVVQQRSLGTFVSFSQRCPNCQYTRKWQSQPIKGNTPVGNLQMSAAVYFTGASFIQMEKICKAMNLQMFHYDTFRRHARMFLEPAINHKWKTDQQTLVERLKEKDKIAVGGDMRADSAGPSPKFSSYALMHLDSNNIIDVQLVQSNEVGGSSNMETEGLRRGLDFLEAHHLDVDYIVTDRHAQVEKHLKERNVEQYYDVWHLEKDLSQQLENLAKNKECLVVRKWLPSIKNHIYWTATASKSGPEKVAKWKSLVNHLQNVHKHEDPLFPRCTHPDRVSRDPNKWFQPGSLALNKVEKLLLDKQILHDVEKLSHDHQISSLEAFHSTTERFTPKNDVLSFIGRLCRLYLAAMHFNENGKRDQSTSLEGKAVYKIMFPNCSNGQYITNPNQTAPTFQYVSDLMKLLFKKIFEDPTRYIEDLNEISIPEDRWTQFERPS; from the exons atgGCGAAGGCGAGACACGCAAATTGTGGTGTTGTTGGCTGCACACACCAACACGAAAGTTTATTTTTGCTCCCCACTTCCGAGCCTCTCCGAAAAAAGTGGCTGGATTATATCTTTGATGGTCATGTACCAAACAACATTCCGAAACGCTTGTATGTGTGTGCCCGGCATTTCACGGACGAGTGTTTTTCGAACATGGGCCCATACAGCTCcggcttagcacaaagactccGAATCAAGAAGGACGCAGTACCAACGCTTCGTGACCCAAGTAAAGGTGTGGGAGAT AGCTCATCCCAGCAGACCCCCACCACCCGCTACAGACACATAGGAGGTCAAACAGACCCTCTACCTACAGTCTCCGTAGCAACACAGTTCTGCCATCAGATGGTCTCTGTTGGCACGCAACTGTCCTACAGCACACTGAAAAACCATGTGAGAAGCAAAG CCGTACAGGTTTCAATTTGCAACACTGCTGGCACAGAGACCTCTCAACAAGACACAAGGTTCAAGCTATCATCCACACCTGGGAAGGCTTCTGCACCTTCACTGGGTGTCAGACCAGCAAAGAGACCTCGTCTTGAATTGCAGGAGGACGAGGAAGATGAAGGAAATCTTTCAGAAAATGCACAACCACACGACTCCACATATGATCTCGATGACTCTCCATCTGAAATGAG GGGGATGGAGTCCACTTGTGATTACACTGATCCTAAGTACATTGTGTTTGAGAGCTGTCTGAGAGACCTTTTCCAGACGTGTCCGGTGTGCAGGTGGGAGTGTGTGGTGCAGCAGCGAAGCCTCGGGACCTTTGTGTCCTTCAGTCAGCGATGCCCAAACTGCCAGTATACCAGAAAATGGCAGAGTCAGCCGATCAAAGGGAACACTCCTGTTGGAAACCTCCAgatgtctgctgctgtttattttactgGTGCATCCTTCATTCAGATGGAAAAG ATCTGCAAAGCCATGAACCTGCAGATGTTCCATTATGACACCTTCAGGAGACACGCCAGGATGTTCCTAGAACCTGCAATTAACCATAAATGGAAGACGGATCAGCAGACACTGGTTGAGCGTCTGAAAGAGAAGGACAAAATCGCAGTGGGTGGAGATATGAGGGCAGACTCAGCAG GACCGTCCCCCAAATTCAGCAGCTACGCCCTGATGCACCTAGATAGCAACAACATAATTGACGTTCAGCTTGTGCAG AGCAATGAGGTTGGTGGCAGCTCAAACATGGAAACAGAGGGACTCAGAAGAGGCCTAGATTTCCTGGAAGCACACCATTTAGATGTGGATTACATCGTGACTGACCGCCACGCACAGGTGGAGAAACATCTGAAGGAGCGAAATGTCGAGCAATACTATGACGTTTGGCACCTTGAGAAGG ATTTGTCCCAACAGTTGGAAAACCTGGCTAAAAACAAGGAATGTCTGGTGGTGCGGAAATGGTTGCCTAGCATCAAAAACCACATTTACTGGACGGCCACAGCTTCGAAGTCTGGACCAGAGAAAGTTGCAAAATGGAAATCTTTGGTCAACCACCTTCAGAACGTCCACAAACATGAAGATCCGCTCTTCCCCAGGTGCACTCATCCCGACAGGGTCTCCAGGGACCCCAACAAGTGGTTTCAGCCCG GTTCATTGGCTCTGAACAAAGTGGAGAAACTCCTATTGGACAAACAAATTCTACATGATGTGGAAAAACTCAGTCATGACCACCAAATTTCATCATTAGAGGCCTTCCATAGTACCACCGAACGCTTCACTCCAAAAAATGATGTTCTGTCTTTCATAGGGAGGCTGTGCAG GCTGTACTTGGCTGCCATGCATTTTAATGAGAATGGAAAGCGAGATCAATCAACATCTTTAGAGGGAAAAGCTGTTTACAAGATAATGTTCCCAAATTGCAGCAATGGACAATATATAACAAATCCTAATCAAACGGCGCCTACATTCC AATATGTCAGTGACCTGATGAAGCTTCTTTTTAAGAAAATTTTTGAAGACCCAACCAGATACATAGAGGACCTGAACGAAATCTCCATACCAGAGGACAGGTGGACACAGTTTGAGAGACCCTCTTAG